The DNA segment CTTGAGCGCGGCGCCGAGGACCTCCCGCATGTCATCCAGCAGGGTGATGCGTCCTTTCAGGTCCGCCCGGTCGAGGATGGTCCAACTGTGCTTCGCGTCGCTGACTTTCGAGGCCAGGTAGCTGAGGCAGGTGGGGGCCGTCATGTAGGGGACGGAGATCTCCATCTTCGGGTCGAGCGCCTTGGAGAGATAGGTGGCGTCGATGTTCTTCAGGTTGGGGAGCAGCGCGTGGTCCAGCGGCTGTAGCAGGCCCTTCCGCTTCAGCGCCTGCACGGCGTAGGAGGAGGGGACCAGCAGGTCGTAGCCGGAAGCGCCCGCATCCAGCTTCGCGAGCATCGCCTCGTTGGAATCGAAGGTGTCGATCACCACGCGGCAGTTGTGGGCTTTCTCGAACTTCTCCTTCACCTCCGGTTTCAGGTAGTCGGACCAGGTGAAGATGGTGAGAGTCTGCGCGCCTCCGCTTTTCTTGCAGGAAGGGAGGGTGGAGAGGGCGGCGAAAGCGGCGGACGAAGCGATGAATCGGCGGCGGTTCATGGTGTTAGGGCGATATAGCATCAGGGGATGAAAGTGGAGCAGGAAACGCACCTAATTTTCCACCGGCCTCCGCAGCAACCGGTGGGAAAGG comes from the Luteolibacter sp. SL250 genome and includes:
- a CDS encoding spermidine/putrescine ABC transporter substrate-binding protein, translated to MNRRRFIASSAAFAALSTLPSCKKSGGAQTLTIFTWSDYLKPEVKEKFEKAHNCRVVIDTFDSNEAMLAKLDAGASGYDLLVPSSYAVQALKRKGLLQPLDHALLPNLKNIDATYLSKALDPKMEISVPYMTAPTCLSYLASKVSDAKHSWTILDRADLKGRITLLDDMREVLGAALKVLGQSLNSTDPEQLAKAADIAIAWKKNIAKFENEQYKSGIASGEFFLVQGYAGDLMQAADENEDMRIFIPEEGTAFSCDDLCIPKEAKNTALAHQFIDFVSGPEIAAENMESIGYRAPNSAAYSHLTEDFRGSEVLFPPDAVFAKCEPIADLGDKLPLWTKEWDRVKNS